Proteins encoded within one genomic window of Sphingomonas sp. KRR8:
- a CDS encoding response regulator: MKTCLIVDDSKVIRKVARHILETLEFSVEEAGDGKEALERCEQTMPDVVLLDWNMPVMSGMEFLKLLRQRGHSDQPKVVFCTTENDMAHIRAALEAGADEYVMKPFDRETLHIKLQLVGVA; the protein is encoded by the coding sequence ATGAAAACCTGCCTCATCGTCGACGACTCCAAGGTCATCCGAAAGGTCGCCAGGCACATTCTCGAGACCCTCGAGTTCAGTGTCGAGGAGGCCGGCGACGGCAAGGAGGCGCTGGAGCGCTGCGAGCAGACCATGCCCGACGTGGTCCTGCTCGACTGGAACATGCCGGTGATGAGCGGGATGGAGTTCCTGAAGCTGCTTCGTCAGCGCGGCCATTCCGACCAGCCGAAAGTCGTCTTCTGCACGACCGAAAACGACATGGCTCACATTCGCGCAGCGCTGGAGGCCGGTGCTGACGAATATGTCATGAAGCCCTTTGATCGCGAGACGCTGCACATCAAGCTTCAGCTCGTCGGCGTCGCGTAA